CGGTACAGATCCATATGTATGATTGAAGATAAGGACCAAGGATTTGGTTTGCAATGGTATTCATTGACGATGGAAAACGTCGGACTTCCGACTTCAGCATCGCATCCCAAATGATTGCAAATGGCTCTGACCAAACTTGTTTTACCTGCACCCATTTGGCCTTTTAGTAAAATCAAAACATCATTTTTAATGTATGTAAGGATCTGCTTAGCTACATCAGGCAATTGTGCTTCAGAAAATGTGATTACAGTCTGATTCATTTCGACAACAAAGGAAAAGAGTTCTGTTCGTATTTGAAAATATATTTAGGCTGAAGCAACATTATCAACGCTTTGTGAAACAAACCAGAAATTTGTTCAAATCTTATGAAATAAAAAAACCACAGCGCCTGCTGTGGTTTAGTTTATCTGAAAAATTCTTTTTTATTGATTTGAGATCAACAATTTCGCATCTGGTACATCTACATTTACAGAAATTTTAGTGAGATCCATCGGTCCATTCATCGACTCAACAGTATGTGGATAAACAAATCCGCCTTCTATTTCTTTGTAGTTGCTGAATTTTGTTTCTGCTTCCATTTCCTTACCTCCGGCATTGATTTTAGTTATCGTTTTTACCAGGAAATAAGTTTTAGGATCGATCAAATAATAACTCACATTTCCATTTGGATCGACACATTTTAATTTGTGGCATTCTGTTCCTTCTACATCATCCAATCCCAGATATTCCACTTTATTGCCTTTGGAAGTGTATTCATATAACTGTCCACTCAGGTCCCATTGGTTGGCACTTTGTTTGAGCATTTCGCTAGGAATCGGTTCGGGTTTGGTTTGTCCGCTAAACGGCATAAAGCTCCAACCGGAAT
The genomic region above belongs to Saprospiraceae bacterium and contains:
- the tsaE gene encoding tRNA (adenosine(37)-N6)-threonylcarbamoyltransferase complex ATPase subunit type 1 TsaE → MNQTVITFSEAQLPDVAKQILTYIKNDVLILLKGQMGAGKTSLVRAICNHLGCDAEVGSPTFSIVNEYHCKPNPWSLSSIIHMDLYRLNKIEDVIDLGLTEYFESEIPVLIEWPEIAEPFYKGYSLLQIHIEVLDNQDRKIILTF